In the Castor canadensis chromosome 1, mCasCan1.hap1v2, whole genome shotgun sequence genome, TAATTGTAGTAAATGAATATCTTACAgcagttctgatttgcatttcactaATGAATAGTAATATTGTGCAACTAAGATTCATCTTCTAGATGTGGAGATATTAACAAAGAAGCCTCCCTGCAGGAAATAACTTCAAGAAGACACTGGCTCCAAGACATAGATTAATAAAGGTGACTCTTCCTAAAAACTAACAAAAGGACATTTATGTAAGGATTATTCTCTACTACTACCATATTTTGGGCATTAGGACTTATCCTTTAATACCCAGCATATTAACTGAAATGCATATAGAACAATAGCTACAAAACCTGAACCAACTTAACAGGCACAGATCATACTCTCTGCAtacttccttcccccaccccacctctaGAACAAAATTTAGAAAGCTTTCTTTTAAGAAACATCCTAGACTCTCCTATGTGTGTATTCTCTATGTGATGGATCTGTGTCCCTGCCTGGATATTAactgtgtgtacatgtattaTAGTTCTCAATGCATAAATGCTTGAGCCTTCTAGAAAATTAGTGAACTGAAGAATAGGGTTGAGGAATTTCTCAAATTTGCTActtgtcttagaagcaaaagcagaCTTTGGCATCGTGTGCTCAAACCTCAGTGTTTTCTCAACTCCAGAGATGTAGTGAATAAAATTGGTAACAGGTACTCAAGCAATTTATGTTTTGCACATGACTGCTTGTAGTAGCACTAgtcacaaaagcaaaagaagtagaaacaacccaaaaatCCATcagtgaataaatggaaaaaataaatgtggtatgcacatatatgtaatattattaaaccacagaaaggaataaaatgcagatacatgctacaatgtggatgaagCTGAAGATGTTATAAGACAGAAGTCAGAAACAAAATGTCACATGTTGCATTTTCCATTcataagaaaatatacaaatgagtAAATTCATGCAGAAAGAAAGCACACTGGTGATTATTATGACTTCAGGGAAAGAATAATGGGGAAAAAGGACTTAATGAgtgaaactttcttttttcagGTGACAAAAATTGCTTGGAATTAGGCAGAGGTGTTAGTTGCACAGCAGTTAATGTATTAATGGCACTGAGTTTTTCACATGAAAACTACTTTATTTTATGCTGCACAATGTTCatttaataaaacagaaaccaGGTGTCAAAATGTAATTGagtctcttatttttttaatcattgactTTTTGTCTGCTCTAATTGATTCAAATTCTTATAAGGAGAAGATGCTGTTGTGTCTTTAGCTGAAATTCCCAAACTGAAGTTTTAAGGCTGTGTTGAAGCACAAACTGGTTGTGCTTCATTACCCAAAAGACAAGGAAGTATGAGCTGTCCCTTTTACAATtctattccttctcttcctagtttgcTGTGCATATTAATCacgaataatttcaacaggtgtcattttattttcatatatgagtacaaaatacttctaccatatttgccctctttcACCTTTGCCATAAGCCTTAAGCTCTTCCTCTCTCATTGGTAcccatccccagacaggacctgcttaaCCTTCCTGGCCTTTATTTcttaaaagagacatttttgttagtttatggcGTTataatggggtttttttgtgacatttccatatataagtacattataccctgaattggttcatcccctccattattctttctcCTACCCCATTCTCCTTCTTGTGATTTCATACTTGTACTTAAACTTTCAATTACCCTTTATTCTTCTCTTTAAAATGCAACTGTTTttgtcaacaaatatttcttcaaaCTGAGTGAACTATGTATCTAGGCAACAATAGATAGCATAGAATGCTGTTATAGAAGCCCcacaatttctttctcttcttcccatgaaatatcttttttacttctcttttatcGGCATTTTCTAGGATGGTAAATAAAGGATAATTCTATGGATGGTAAAATAGAGGTAAATGGAAAGATAATTCTGCAGTAAAAATGTCACAAACCTCCAAATACTCATATCACAAGGCAACTACTCAACATTTGCAAGTTCCCTGATGTCTGGTTAATTATGAAGAGTGATGTCAAATTTTACATTTACACAATGTGGTAAATACACAAAGCATAATAATCCACCACTAACTGACTATTGATTCTTCATATTCTCCCTTTAATCTTGTGAATATCTTCACCAACAGCTTTGTCACAGACctttagaaacaaaacaaaatctgtaCTTATTCAAACCATCAATAATTGAAAGCAGAAACACCCCATAATTCATACATAGAAATGAACAGCCCATCTCCATTATCTTATAGAGTCCACATGGAAATCATTTATTTCGAATATACACACATCATACTTCATCATCTTCATCATTTAAAATGAGTATATGtaagtttgaattttaaatttgaaatcctTGGAGAATTTCCACATCATATATGTGTAATTGAATATCTATTCAttaacttttttcaaaataaagaaccTATTTTAAAGGAGTACAGTTATCTAGATATTTGTATGGTTTTATCTTCTCCTGCAAGACAGGAAACTAATTACagttcaaaattatattttactatgtatctatcatctatatttaaataaagattACAGTTTTCAATATAGGttttacaaaatgaaacaaatattatttattttaaaatatgctcacattttttacttttaaagtgattttatttaaatttatatggtaCTTGACAGAACATTTGTAGTGTGATTGAGAGGCAATTGATAGACTAATGAATGTTAACACATTATGTAATCCTGTAGTTATATAACAAGGTTTGCTGAAATATTGCAATGTATTGCTAAATAATTGGATAAATATGTTAGATTACATAAATTGTTAAATTTTCCTGAGAACATTACaatttttcatttggaaataatAAGGCTACATTTCAGGAGAAACCAGGACTATAGTTTAAAGTTGCAGTTGGATTACAACCAATTTACATACAAATTTACCAATATTACTCTTTAGCATGAAACATCAACCATGATCGGTAAGAGCCAATAGCAAAGATTAGTCATTTAGTTAACCTAATCAAATGTCCCATTAATCAATGGAAAACTTCTTTCAGACTAAGATGATTATGTTCATCTGGTATATGGAAAGACATTTTCTTATTAACTAAAAGCTAACTTATTAACTTAAGCATATTAAATACTGAGTGcaattcttcttttgtttttcagtctATACACTTTGCCATATAAATTTTCAGTTCTACAAAGTTCAGATAAACTTCCTTAATTATTTATTTGGGGCTCATAGGTGTGGTTTTCATTGgataataaaatgttaacaaaCAAGACACAGACATGGAGGCTTGATctaggttttatttttgtatcaCATTGTGATACAAACATTGTCTCTAGAAGAAAGTGCTCTACCCAGCCTAAGGCTTCAAAGAGGATCATGAGCCCACAAACCAAGCTGCCCCAACATTATACAGACCTACAGAAGGGAGATGAGTTCGCCATTAGACCTGATAGATCATGGCGACATAAATGCTCTGACTAATATGAACAGGACTGCTtagtcaattaaaaatattatctaatGTGATACATTACATTTTTATCTTGTTATACATGAATAATTAACATATATGAACAAGGTTGACATGAATGAAAAATTCAAACTTAGAACTTTCTGAAGAGTGAggatacttttatttttaggtgTTTTATATATAGTAATCAAGTAAAATTTATACTAACACAAATATTAcaacaaaataatattataaactTTGTGGGGCAGAGATATGCTTGATGCACTGATAATGAACTAGTGCTTCCTATGTgagattaaataaatatttaaaattttgtgtttgaGTGTTAAACAGGTTTTGGATTGTTCTATTAAATTTAATGTATCTCCACCattgtaatttataaattatcaaaataacTCTATAAGCCTatactgaaagaataaaaaatttaactcaGCAGCCAAATATTACCATGTGCTAAGTCAGAAATCTTTACAGACTGAATTCTGATTAGAGGcttaatataaatacaaaatttctttattgcttaTTGCTGTGTTGCTTATTCACTGTTCTTCAAGTTAAACAGCTGTTGAACAATAATTGctttaaaatgaacatttatttaaagtggaatttttaaattattttttcatttattaattttaaattgtggGCGATTCTGCTCAATACTTATAAGCGTTATGATATGTGACAatggaatttgttttttattaacttccagacTGTCTCTTTCACATCTTTGTTCCTCAAGCTATAGATCAGGGGGTTCAACATGGGAATGACCACTGTATAGAAGACAGAGGCAACTTTGACCATGAGCCATGAGCTCTTGGTGGTTGGAACACAGTAGAGGAACAGGATTGTGCCATGGAAAATGGTAATGGCAGTCAAGTGGGAAGCACATGTAGAGAAGACTTTATGACGCCCCCCAGGTGAAGGCATCTTCATGATTGTGGTAAAAATGAAACCATAGGAAGTAAGAATGGTCATCAGACTGCTAATTTCATTAAACGTAGCAGAGACTAAAATGATCATCTGGCTAATGTAGGTGTCAGAGCAAGACACAGCAACAATAGCAGCATGCTCACAGACAAAATTATTTATGACATTATTTCCTTGGAAGGGCAATTTCACTAAAAAGCAAGTAAGTGTCAGGGAGCAGAATAATCCCCAACAGTATGATGTACCCACTAACAAGGAACAAAGTTTCTGTGACATTGCAACTGTGTAGTGAAGAGGCTTACAAACAGCCACAAatcggtcataggccatcaccgCCAACATGAAGGTTTCTGTCACTACAAATACACATGCAAAGAAGAATTGCATGATGCAGCTTGTGAAGGAGAGGGTTCGATCTTCTACAATCAAGTTTTCTAATAGTTTCGGAGTTACTACAGTAGAGTAACAGAAATCCACAAAGGACAAGTGActaaggaaaaagtacatgggggtgtggagttTGGGATTGACCCTGATGACGGCAATCATGCCCAAATTCCCCAGCACGCTGACTGTGTAGATGGACAGGAACACCAGGAAGAGGGGCACCTGGAGGTCTGGATATTCAGAAAAGCCCACAAGGATGAAGGTGACTTCAGAAGTCTGGTTGTTTTGATTCCTAGGAAAAAATAAGGATGTTGACTCAGAGAAGTAATTGAAcaagacagaaaagaatgaaatgttcagAGGCTTAGTGCTTTTTCAAAAAGGGTGATATTGAAAATAGTTTCACAGTTACATGAATTCACGAACACAAATTTACTAATGTCACAGTGGTGAAGCCAGTAAGAAATTTTTAacaatagaataataaaaaaaacaagctgAGAGGGGAAGAACAAAAATGCACTTGACACTAGGTGTATTTAAATACTTAAACTCTGTATCATCAGAGAAAACTGACTACATGGAAAGGGATAGTCTAGGTTTTATATGAATCTCTGTGTTCAAAAGGCTTAATCTTGCAGGAAATACTTATCATAGGTTTTGACAATTTCTTTCCTGCCTCAGCTGTTTAACTGTGAGAACTTAGAGCACAAATCAGAAAATTAATGACTCAGTAAAAAGACCAGTTTAGctttcttactgttttttcttGAACTATTTCAGAATTTCAGTTTCTAGCTATATTCATACATAAAGTGACACATTTTTTCCACATATTCTAGATCTCTCTTATAAAAAAAtccattatttttgaaaattataaattttattatctcTTCTTGGTATACTGCAATTCAGGTATTTGTTTGGATCATTTGGTTTTGAAACAAAATTAATACAATATTTTCTGACCGTGTTTTAGGTTGTAAAACTTCTTTCCACATCACCTTTAAGTGGTCCATTTAGTCTACCTCAAAAGCTCTACAGAGGAGACATCACTTTTAGAGgaattacagtttttttttttttttgggagtttatGCATCAATTTCATTCCAATAGTCACATAGTCTTTTCAATGTTCTATTTTCCTGGTTTCTTAATTCCTTCCAACAAAATTTTCTCTACTTGACTCATTTTCCATAAGCAGGCTAATATCATTAACCATATTATAgtataaattctgaaaaatatcaGTCTTATATAACATAACACCAACTTaccatttttatcatttataattttatcagtCTTATCCACagtaaaattaaatttacaaGGGCAAAAATAGAACACTAGGACATAGTAGGTATTCAGTAGTATTTATTGAATAagtgaatatttgaatatttaaggTAATAAACTCTAGACCTATAATATACATGCATTGGGGtaaaagataataataacaaagaaTTTATTAAATCAGTACCACACAGTGAACTCACAATTCACTGAGTCACATCTTGAGTTCTACAAATTAAGCAGCTCTATTGAAATTGCTTGGGACCTAAGCTACCAAAGttaatataaaatgagaatagtGACAGGAAAAATGACGCACTGGATTATTTCTTTATGTCCCTTGTTCTTACAAAATGTCTACACTATCTTTTCATATAATTTGATCCATTTATTTTCAGAACCATATTATGATTGGTTGCTGAAACTTTAACTAGGACTCCACACAAAGAGAAAACCATTCGACATACACTACTTTAAGAATTATGTTCCTTATGAGCTAAAATTAAATGTTCCATAATTTTCACTGAGTCCTTACAACTCTATTCTCCACGACAATGTGTAACACTCATTGTTTTATGTATGTGAACATGTCATTAACATATCCCtgcaatttttccttttcaagtgCTCTTTTGTATTCCATTGATTTGATACCTGTAATTTGATCTGAATTATATATAACtgaatatactttttaatttaacaCAAAATTTTTTTAGTCCAGATTCTATAGTGACACtcacttttccaattttgtattCTTGCTCTAATCTACTCCAACAAATTCTGAAGAGTGCAAAATTGAAATGGAATTCACAGTCATGGAagacaaaaatgttttctaatataGATTCATCTAATTCTTACCTTCTCATCTTTTCCACACTTGTAGCACTTACAACCTTCCTGTTTTCTGCATTTACCCTAGGGGACTGAGGGTTAAAGTTCACCATCTCCCATCTATACTCACTAAGTGTCACTCATGTTCCACTGGCTTATGGCTCAAGGTTCCTTGCATCTAcattttttgcttcctttttttgtgatattcaTCCTAGTTTTCTCATTATATATTTGCTAAGTACACAGCAGTATAGTAAgcattttagaaattataaaattataaaatgcaagCCTTATCTtcaaattttgtttcttctgagaATTTATCTAATAAATAATACATGTGATTGTAAATTACATTATAAATATCTGTGCATTATTAAAACTAAAGTTTATgttcacaaaaaggaaaatattatgatcaagaaaagaaaagtagttCCTGGTAATGTAGTCCAGTTGATAGTAACAAATAcagttaaagaaatgaaaacaaatattgcTACCTAGCAGAGGTATGTTCTTATCAGAGCAGTTAGACAATACTCTGTATCTTCCCATGAGCTTCCCTCTGCAAAGATTATGGGAGCACATTATTTCCTTTCTAATGAGAAAAAAGTAAGGATAGAATCAACTCACCTCAGAACAGAAGAATTTGCCTTATTCATTTACTGAAGCTTCTTTACAAAGATTAATAGAGTCTCAGAAGACTAGTTATGGgaattcaaaatcttctctttttTGCTAATATAACAGCAAgtgtgaagaaaaaaaacaggaatcCACCTATATTTCAATGATTACTTAAGGAAAATAACTTCCCCAGCAAACTTCCCCCAAATAAACTCAGCaataacaaacagaaagaaagagagcaaaAGCTGAATTCTAGCATCAAACTGTCACATATATATGCCATGAAGACCTCAGGGATGGTAGCCCTAGAGAACTTCATTGAGGAATTGCCGAAGAGGCCACAAATTGAGCAATTAGATGAAACAGAGCTCCGTgtgatattttgttttcatgaaatttttttgtttcattcatgtaATTTTTTCTAAAGACTGTCAGAAAGTTGCATAGTTAACATTAATTCAATGATCTTATTTTCAACCTGCTtatgagaaaatacaatttagatttaaatacatgtttatatacataaacacaaaaagaaaaatcgaGTCTTGGAATGCAATCTGGATAAAACttctcttaatttttattgtatttctgcTCTTGCACTCCTATGTGGGTCTATATACATCAGCATGTACCTGGACACAAAGCTTATGCAACAAGTATTATCTTATTATTCCATTCAAATGTAACATTGTAACAATTgtaaaaatcagttgcattttgTATTGCTTCAATCAATAACCTGAAAGCgacattacaaaaataatttatttataacaacatcaaaaaagaataaaataagaagaaatttaagCAAACATATGAAAGAATGGTACACTGAAAATATAAATTGTTGCTAACAGAGATTAAGGatgaaataaatagataaaaagtcATTTCATGTTCACAGATTAGAGGGCTTGATATTTTAAGACATCATTATTATCCAATATTATAAATACTGATATCCTAACTAATAAAATGTCATGaaaccaaatgaaaatgaataaatgcaaagaaagaaaaatggaggaaggaaggaaggaagaaagggagggagggagaaaggaagaaaggaaggaaaaaattgtCAGGATATATGTCATATTGGTTCCTGGAATAATACTGGTGGGGATATAAATTGTCAATGTGCTATGGAAAAATGTCTCTTGTTTcatcaaataattaaatatagaAGTAGCATATGACCCAGGAATTCCACTTTCTGTACATAACAAATAAGTCGAAAGCATAGGCTCAAACAGATGTATGTACATAAATTTCCTTAGCAGCATTACACCAAATAACCACCAAgtaaaaacaaccaaaatgtccatcaacagatgcaCATCGCTCAACTTGGATGAACCATGAAAGCATTAggctaaatgaaataagacagatTCAGaaggcaaatattgcatgtttccaAAAGTATGGGGTCTTTGTAAGAGTCAAGTTCTTAGAGACAGAAAGTCAAATACTGAAAGTCAAATACTGGGACTGAGGCAGGGGCAGAAATGAGGCATTATTGTTTAAATTGTATTGACTTCCAATCTGGGATGTTGGAAAATTTCTGCAAATAGTGGTTACAGTATGTGAATTGACTTTTTGCCAGTAAGttattcaattaaaatatttaactgaaTTAAGGGCCTGTTGCAGCGTGCCTATGATCCCACCCACTTGGAAGGAGTTTCGGAGGatcaaaattcaaggccagcctggacaaaaagttagcaagatcttgtctcagcTAGTTAGCTATGTGTGGTGATGCATGCATAAAATTTCAGCTAGTGGGAGCCATAGGTATGAAGATCATGGTCTCAGGTCAGCCCTAGGTAAACACATGAGACTTTtatatgaaaaatagctaaagcaaacaACACCTGggatatggctgaagtggtagagttcctgcctagcaagtgtgaagaatTGAGTTAAAACTTCAGCACCATCCtgactaaaaaattttaaaaaatttaaaaacaccaagtaatgagaaaaacaataaaatgggtAAATAAGCTTTAACAGATTTAAAATATGTAGATGGCCAATAATCACTAAAATAAACTCAGAATTAGTGATCAACAGTggaattcaaattaaaattctaagaaaataccACTATTTACCTGGCATAAATGACTAAATTTTTAAGTCTAACTAGACCAAATTCTGACAAAGATGTAAAACAGGCATAATATATACCTGATAAGAGGGTAAACAAGTTAAACAAGTTTATACAACTGTCAAGACTGTTGAAGTCTTAAAAGTCTGTGTATAATTTATACATGagttttctcaattttaaaaacaaatgaatttagtATTCCTGGATTTAATTGAAAAACTTAATGTATGAAGGCAGATTGACTATGGGAGACCCCTTTTACCATTTCAATGGTGAAATTATGTCTGCAGTACTGGTACCTAAATATCAGTTGAAATAAAACCCTTTTAAAATTCCTAATGTTTGAAATCAAGGTTTAAAGGAAgcattaattttgtatttttttctttttttttatggttgtgcagggtgggagtacattgtgtcatttataaaagttcttataatgtatcaaatatatcatacttgaattcaccatgCCTCTCACTATTCTCATttacctccctcccaccccatttttggactagtttcaacaggtctcatttttccatttacatacatgtgtacacagtatttgcattatattcaccctcctataccctttccccacctcctccccccgtCACTATACCAATTCCTCAGGCAGGACTgctctaccctcctgttctctgattttgtaatagaaaaaaaaatgacattttgtttgtttaaaatagctgaccaggaagtttccttgtggcacttctatGCATATAATAAAGactttgacacaggttactccagaggcacctgcacacccatgtttattgcagcactattcacaatagccaaattatggaaacagccaagatgccccactactgacaaatggatcaagaaaatgtggtatctatacacaatggaattttatgcagccatgaagaagaatgaaatgttatcattcactggtaagtggatggaattggagaacatcattctgagtgaggttagcttggcccaaagaccaaaaatcatatgttctccctcatatgcggacatagagcaagggcaaacacaacaaagggattggactttgatcacaagataaaagcaagagcacacaagggagatatgagaataggtaagacacttaaaaaattagctagcatttgttgccctcaacgcaaagaaactaaagcagataccttaaaagcaactgaggccaataggagaaggggaccaggaactagagaaaaggttagatcaacaagaattaacctagaaggtaacatacacgcacaggaaatcaatgtgagtcaatgccctgtgtagctatccttatctcaaccagcaaaaacccttgttccttcctattattgcttatactctctctacaacaaaattagaaataagggcaaaatagtttctgctgagtattggggggggagagagagggaagaggcaggGTGGGTGATAAGGGTGGGTGTGaggggagtggggagaaatgacacaagcattgtatgcaagtatgaataatataattaattaattaattcttgaaaaaataataatatgtattattgctcaaattggttcatctcctctattctcCTTTCTGCCATGGCCCCTTTCTTacagtagtttcaacaggttaaaaaatcatatattcattcttgtatagggagtacatcaactatattcaccttcttaaattccttcttttaccctccccttcttatatgtgacctccacttagcatgacctgtttttcataatattgcaatatttgtattaggtctatattccacatctgagagaaaacatgtggccttctgAACTTGGCAAACTTTACTTGTTGAtggtttccagttccatctatttgcCTGTAAATGatgtgatttcattcttcttgtggctgaataaaattccattgcatataaataccacattttctcaatttattcatcaGTACTGAAGAATTTTAGCTATAtccataccttagctattgtgagtaatattgcaataacatgggtgtgcaggtgccttaactgtaacctgacttatattccttagGGTAGatccttaggagtggaattgctggattatttGGCagagctatttttaattttttgagacttcatactgtttttcatagtgaatgtactaatttatatttacactaacagtgtatgagggttccttttccctaaCATCTATTCCAACATTTGtcctgtttgtgttcttgatgatagccacactaacaggagtgaggtggaacttTTATGTggcttgatttgcattttctttatggccagggatgttgagcatttcttcatgtgttttttagccatttgtacttcttcctttgaaaaagctccgTTCGGGTTATTTGCCCATTTCGTCATTGGGTGATcaattttttttgagttttattttttgagctctctgtatattctggttatgaatcccttatcagatgtatagctggcaaagattttctcccattctggggtggcctcttcaatttagagaacatttcttttgttgtgtagaagctctTTAATTTCACATAGACCCATTTCtcaatcctttttctttgttgctgagtcatttgagttgtattgaggaagtcattgcctatgcataTTGATTCCAGAGGTTTTCCTGACCTttcctacactagcttcaaagttttaggtcttttaTTAGGGTCCTTAATCCACAcagagttgatatttgtacatggtgaaagacatggatctagtttcagttttctgcatgcagatacccagttttcccagcaacatttgtgaaAAGgatcttttttccatcatatattcttggcgcctttgtcaaaaatcaggtgggcataactACCCGgatcatatctgggtcttctgttccactggtattcatatctCTTTTTCTGTAATCACCATgtagttttattgctattgctctttagtataatttgaagttgggtattgtgatatctccagcaatGT is a window encoding:
- the LOC109677162 gene encoding olfactory receptor 5D18-like, with translation MNKANSSVLRNQNNQTSEVTFILVGFSEYPDLQVPLFLVFLSIYTVSVLGNLGMIAVIRVNPKLHTPMYFFLSHLSFVDFCYSTVVTPKLLENLIVEDRTLSFTSCIMQFFFACVFVVTETFMLAVMAYDRFVAVCKPLHYTVAMSQKLCSLLVGTSYCWGLFCSLTLTCFLVKLPFQGNNVINNFVCEHAAIVAVSCSDTYISQMIILVSATFNEISSLMTILTSYGFIFTTIMKMPSPGGRHKVFSTCASHLTAITIFHGTILFLYCVPTTKSSWLMVKVASVFYTVVIPMLNPLIYSLRNKDVKETVWKLIKNKFHCHIS